The Gordonia terrae genome contains the following window.
CCGCCTCGACCGCGATCTTGCCGGCGTGCGCCGGTGCGAAAGCCTTCCAGCTGGAGATCAGACCCTTGCGCGACTGGCGGGTGGCCGTGGTCAGATGCAGCGCCTGCCCGATCGACTGGTAGATGGTCTCCGCGTCCAGGTTCAGCATCGTGCCCAAACCCGCGGCCACCGACGGCCCCAGGTGGGCGACGTGGTCGATCTTGTGCTCGTGCAGACACATTCCACGAACGAGGTCGACCTGGACCTCATAGGCGGTGGCGAGACCACGGATCAGGTCGTGACCGCCGGCCCCGACATGCTGACCGACCGCGACCAGCGCCGGGATGTTGTCGCCGGGATGGGAGTACTCCGCGGCGAGGAAGGTGTCGTGAAAGTCGAGCTCACGCACGGCGACTCCGTTGGCCCACGCGGCCCACTCCGGCGAAAAGCTGCCCTCGATTCCGAACACCGTCGCACCCGGCGCGCAGGGATGAGCCTGTGCCTGCCGACGGGCGGAGGTGACCGGACGACGGATGACCGAGGCGGCGCTCACGGCAGCGTTGTCGATGATGCGGTTGATGATCATCTCGCGGGTGTCAGCGGGCACCTCGACCGGATCGACCGCGATGTCGGCGATCTTTTGAGCAAGGTGCTCAGACTGTGGAAAATCCTCGGAGCTGCGGCGGGTGCGAACGTGGTGAGTGATCATGTTCGCACCGTACGCATTGCCGCGTATCCGTGAAAAGACCTGGCAGATGCGTATTCTTGCGGATGCGATCAGCCGGTCTTGCGAACGTTGTGGATGTCCTACGCGCTATGCTGACGTCGTGGTGAGAGCAACGGGCGGAACCTCCGGTCGACGAATGTTCGTGGGTGCGCGCCTCCGTCGGCTACGCGACGAACGAGGGCTGTCGCAGGCTGCGCTGGCCCGGCGAATCGACCTGTCGACCAGCTACGTCAACCAACTCGAGAACGATCAGCGACCGCTCACGGTGCCTGTGCTACTGACGTTGTCGCGCGAATTCGACCTCGACGCCGACTATTTCGCCCCGGACGGGGACGCCCGGCTGGTTGCCGACCTCGCCGATGTCCTGGCCGCCCAGCCCGACGTCCCCGACATCAGCCGCGCGGAGATCGCCGAACTCGTCGCGCGCATGCCGGCGGTCGGCACGACGCTTGTGAACCTCCATCGCCGCCTGACCGCGGCCGCCGGCGAAGTGGAGAACTACCGGGCGCAGGTGTCCGGCGACGCGGCCCGTCCGGCGTCGACCCCGATGCCCTTCGAGGAGGTCCGCGATTTCTTTTACGACCGACGCAACCACATCGACGTTCTCGACCTGGCCGCCGAGCGGATCTTCACCGAAAACGGCCTCTCGATAGGCGGTCTCGATCTCCAGCTTGCCGAGGTCCTCGCCGACGACCACGGTATCCGCGTGGCCATCGCGCATGATCCCGATCCGACAGCGCGCGCCCATACGCCCAAGCGACGGTTCGATCCCGCCGACCGCACCGTGCACCTCGCCGGACGATTGACCGCGGGACAACGCGCGTTCCAGTTGGCGACCCAGTTGGCCATGGTCACCCAATCGGAGGTGATCGACGAGATCCTCGCCGACGCCGATGATCTCAGCGACGAAGCCGTCCCGGTTGCCCGTATCGGGCTGGCCAACTATTTCGCCGGAGCACTACTACTCCCCTACGAGGTCTTCCGGCGGGCCGCCGCCACCGCCCACTACGACATCGAAGTGCTCAGCCTCGGTTTCGAAGTCGGTTTCGAGACCATCTGCCATCGCCTGTCGACCCTGCAGCGCCCGGGCAGTCGCGGAATCCCGTTCATCTTCGTGCGCGTCGACCGAGCGGGGAACATCTCGAAACGTCAGTCCGCCACCGCGTTCCACTTCTCTCGGGTCGGCGGGAGCTGCCCGCTCTGGGTCGTACACGACGCGTTCGCCACACCGGGACGGGTCGTCACCCAGGTCTCGTCCATGCCCGATGGGCGCTCGTACTTCTGGCTCGCCCGCACCACCGTAGAACCCGGCGGATACCTCAGCCCCCACAAGAGCTTTTCGATCGGACTCGGTTGCGACGTCGCGCACGCCGAGCGCCTCGTCTACTCCACCGGAGTGGATCTCACCGATACCCGTACCGTCGTACCGATAGGCGCCGGGTGCAAGGTCTGTGACCGTCCGGCGTGTTCCCAGCGCGCATTCCCCCAACTCGGTCGGCCCATCCATGTCGATCCCGAGGTCAGCGACTCGGTCCCCTACCGTCCCCGCCCGACTCCGGACTAGCATTTCCACCACGCGAGTACGGAAATCAGGCTCGTGAGGTCACCCGATCGCGCGCAGCAGCGACGAATGCCCGGACGATCTCTCCGAGGACGGCTCCTAGCTGTGGCACCAACTGTTGGAACGAGGTCGAGCCGCGAGCAGTCCCTGACCCCGAGAGTGGGCCCGAACTGGCACACTGTCGCCCATGCTTGCCTTCCTCGTCCGGACCGTGCTCACCGCGGTGGCGCTGTGGGTCGCGACGCTGATCGTTCCCGGCATCGACTTCGTGGGCGGTTCGACGACCGCCGAGAAGATCGGCATCGCGCTGGTCGTCGCCGTGATCTTCGGTGTCCTCAACGCGATCATCAAGCCCATCGTGCAGATCATCGCCATCCCCTTCTACATCCTCACGCTCGGGTTGATCCACATCGTCATCAACGCGGCGATGCTCGAACTCACCGCGTGGATCACGCGCAACACGACGCACTGGGGTCTGGAGGTCGATGACTTCTTCTGGTCGGCGATCTTCGGCGCGATCGTCGTGTCGGTCGTCGGCTGGCTGCTCGCCCTGCTGATGCGCGATCCGGCCGACCGATGAACAGCTCGTCTCGCGTCACGACGCGACGCCCCGCCTTCCGGGCGATCTCGGTACTCGCGGCGCTCGCAACCGTGCTCCTGGTGGTGTCGGGGTGCGGCAGCGACACCGGCGATCAGCCCAGGTCGGTGACCGTGGTCGGGACGGGACAGGTGACCGGTACCCCGGACACCCTGCGCGCCGACATCGGCGTGGAGGCCACCGCTCCCGACGTCACGACCGCGCTCGACGAGACGAGCGCCAAGGTCACCGCCGTCACCGACGCCGTCGTCGCCGCCGGGGTGGAACGCAAGGACGTCGCGACACAGCAGGTGTCGGTGAACCCGCAGTACACGAACCCCTCCCCCGGCACTACGAGCGAGGTCGGGGGCTACCTCGCGACCAACACGATCCGGGTCACCATCCGGGACATCGCGAAGGCCTCCGCGGTCCTGAGCGCGGCCGCCACCGCGGGCGGCGACAACACCCGCATCAGCAACGTCTCCTTCGCCATCGACGACGACTCGGACCTCCTCGACCAGGCCCGCGAGGCGGCGTTCACCGACGCCCGCGGCCGCGCCGAGCAATACGCGAACCTCGCCGGCGACTCCCTCGGCAAGGTCCTGACCATCACCGAGAGCACGAGTGGCCAGGAGAAGTCCGCGACACCGGGCACCTTCGAACGCGACGTGGCCGCGGCGCCGGTCCCGGTCGAACCCGGGCAGCAGGAACTCACGTTCACCGTGAACGTCACCTTCGCCCTCGACTGAGAGCAGAGACCGACATGCGCGCCGTACTACAACGGGTCAGCAGAGCCAGTGTGAGCGTCGACGGCGAGGTCGTCGGCGCACTCGACATTGCGCCCGGCGCCGCGGGACTCGTCGCACTCGTCGGGGTCACGCACGACGACACCACCGACCACGCCACGAAGCTCGCCGACAAGATCTGGCGGCTGCGGATCTTCGACGGCGGCGACGGTCCCGAACGGGCCGCCGCCGACCTGGACGCCCCGATCCTCGTCATCAGCCAGTTCACGCTCTATGCCAACACGGCCAAGGGCCGGCGCCCGTCGTGGAATGCCGCCGCTCCCGGACCCGTCGCCGAACCGCTGGTCGAGGCGGTCGTCGACGCGCTACGGACTCTCGGTGCCACCGTGGCCACCGGCCGCTTCGGCGCCCACATGGAGGTCGGTCTCGTCAACGACGGACCCGTCACGCTGATCCTCGACGTCTGAGACGACCGGGTCGTGCGGTCTCACGACTATCGTCGGGGTGGTGGGACGAATAACCGCACGCCGCCGCGTCACCCGCATCCGACGGGATGCCGCCCCGACGCAGCGTGCCGACACCCTCGCAGTGGAGGAGCCGCTCGAGATCCGGGTCCGCGGGACGTCCATCTCGGTGACCATGCGTACGCCCGGCAACGACTTCGAACTCGTGGCCGGCTACCTCGTCTCCGAAGGTGTGATCGCGACCGGAGCGGACTATTCGACAGCCCGCTACTGCGCGGGCACTGACGCCGACGGGATCAACACCTACAACGTCGTCGACGTCTCACTCGCCGCGCACGTTCCCGCGACAGCGCCCGGACTCGCGCGTGCCACCACCACGACGAGCGCCTGTGGCATCTGCGGCAAGGACAGCATCGAGTCCGTGCACACCGCGTCGGTCCGCGACCCCGGCGCCGACCCGATGACGATCGCCGCGAACGCCGTGCTGGATCTGCCCGATCGGTTGCGCGCCGAACAGACCGTCTTCGACAAGACCGGCGGTCTGCACGCCGCAGCATTGTTCGCCGCGGACGGAACATTGCTGACGGTCCGTGAGGACGTCGGCAGGCACAACGCCGTCGACAAGGTCGTCGGGTGGGCTGTACTCGCCGACCGACTGCCGCTCACCGGCACCGTCCTGCAGGTCTCCGGCCGAGCGAGTTTCGAACTCGTCCAGAAGGCCGCGATGGCCGGCATCCCGATGCTCTGTGCGGTGTCGGCACCGTCCTCGCTGGCCGTCGACGCCGCCGACGACCTCGGCATCACGCTCGTCGGATTCTCACGTGGCGAGTCGATGGTGGTCTACACGCGACCCGACCGGATCACGGCCCCAGTCACCGAACACGCCGTCACCGAACACGCGGCGGTCGCCCCGAATTGAGGTCGTGGCGGCTCGGATCGTCGAGCGCGACCCCGCTGACGGGATCGAACCAATAGGTCTCGTCGACCACCGGCGTCAATCCGAGAACGTCGCCGGCCTCGATGGTCCGCCGATGGTCGACGCGTACGACGACCCGGCTGTTCCGCAGCGACAGGTCCGCGCTGCAGTACACGAACTGCTCGGCACCGAGTTCCTCGACGAGGTCCACAGTCGCGGACAGGGTGCCGGATTGGGGAACCGCGGACACCTGCCAGGACTCGGCGCGCAACCCCACGACCACGTCGCGCGAGGCCAGCGACGCCAGCACCGAGCCCGGGACCCGCACGGTCGCATCGCCGAGTCGGACCGACTCGTTCTCGACCCGGGCGTCGATCAGGCACATCTGCGGCGAGCCCATGAAGGACGCCACGAACAGGTTGGCCGGACGGGAGTAGATCTCCCGCGGCGTCCCGACCTGTTGCAGCACACCGTGATCGAGGACCGCCACCCGGTGTCCCATCGTCATCGCCTCGACCTGGTCGTGCGTCACGTACAGGGTCGTGATGCCGAGTTCACGCTGCATGGACGCGATCTGAGCGCGCGTACTGACCCGCAACTTCGCGTCGAGATTCGACAGCGGTTCGTCCATACAGAACACCTTGGGACGCCGGACGATCGCCCGTCCCATCGCCACCCGCTGCCGCTGCCCACCCGACAGTTTCGCCGGCTTGCGATCCAGGAGCGCGGTGAGCTCCAGCATCTCGGCCACCTCCGACACACGGCGCGCGGTGTCTTCCTTGCCCATCCCGGCATTGCGCAGCGCAAACCCCATGTTCGCGGCCACCGTCATGTTCGGATAGAGCGCGTAGTTCTGAAAGACCATCGCCACGTCGCGAGCCTTCGGGGCCACGCCGACGACGTCGGCTCCATCGATGAGGATCGCTCCGGACTCGACCGGTTCCAGGCCCGCGACCATTCGCAGGCTGGTCGACTTGCCGCATCCCGACGGGCCGACCAGCACCATGAACTCACCGTCGGCGACGGCCAGGTCCAGCGAGTCCACGGCCGGCTTCTGGCCGTCCGCGAAGCGTCTCGTCGCACCCTCATAGGTCACCGACGCCACGCGTCATCCCTCCGCTCGTGTTGTGTGTCAATCGAGTCGACGCTGTGGATCACGGGAGTTTCGGCTTGATCTGGGTGTCGTAGATCTGGGCGATCTGCCGCTGCGTGTCGGCAAGGGTCGAGGCGACGTCGGCGTTCTGCAGACCGATCCGCTCGTACCCGGTACCGATGATCTTGTCGCCGCCGGGCACGAAGACGCGCGCGTAGTTCTGCGGCTGGGTTCGCGGCAACTGCTCGATGGCGGTCGCGAAGTTCGGGTTCTTCGCCAGGAACGCGACCATCGACGGGTCGTCCTGCGCCGCCTTGCGCACCGGCATGTAACCGACGTTCTGGGAGAAGTACGACGTGTTCTCGGTGTTGGTGATGAACTCGATGAACTTGAGGGCGTTGACCTTCCGGTCGTCGGACAACTTGGCCGGGATGGCCAGTCCGGCGCCGCCCGTCGGGCACCCCGAAACCCCCTGCGGTGCGGGCAGGAACGCCGTGCCGAACTCGAACGTGGCGTTCTCGGTGATCCCCGACAGGTCGCCGGTCGACGCGATCGTCGATGCGATGATGCCCGCACTGAAATCGCCGGCGATGTCGTTGGAGATCTTCGCGTAGCGCTTGGTGTTGATCGAATCGCTCAGGTACTGCGCGGCGGCGACCGTCTTGGGGTCGGTGAACTTCAGTTCCCAGTCGTTGGAGTAGGCACCGCCGAAGGTCCAGGTCGGGCCCTGGAAGGTCCAGCCGAGGTAGTCGACGGCGTTGCCCCACCCATGAGCGCGCTTGTCGCCACCGACCACGGTCTGGATCCGGGGGCCCCAGTCGTCGAACTCATCCCAGGTCTGCGGTCCGCGGTCGGGCAGGCCGGCCCGTCGCCACACGTCCTTGTTGTAGTAGAAAAGCGGCGTCGACCGAGCGTACGGCAGCGCCCATGTCTGGTCGTTCCACTTGTAGTCGCCCACAAGCGAATCGACGTAACCGGCGGTGTCGACACCGGCGCGGCCGAACAGGTCGTCGAGCGGGGCGATCGCACCGATGAGCGCGAAGTTGAACCACCACACGTCGGACAGGATCATGATGTCGGGGACCGCACCGCCCGAGAGGGCCGCGTTGAACTTCTGGGCTGCTTCTTCGTAGTTCTTGCCGGCGTCGACGAGCTGGACGGTGATGCCGGGGTTGGCCGCCTCGAACCGCGAGATCAGTTCGCGTTCCACCTCGACCGACTTGCCCGGGTGGTTCGACCAGAAGGTGAGCTTCGAGGCATCACCCGACGACGAGCCGCCGTCGCCCGAGCCGGCGCAGGCCGTGACCAGGGCTCCGGCCGCCGCGGTCGCCGATGCGGCCAGGAAGCCGCGGCGGGACATGTTGATCATTGTCGTCTCCTGTCAATCGTTCTCGTGCGAAGGCGTTCTCGCGCGAAGGCGTCTCGTGCGAAGGCATGGTGCGTGAGGCATCGGCGGGTGCGGGCAGTGCGCGGTCAACCCTTGACCGCCCCGGACGTCAGGCCCTTGATCATGTGTCGCTGCAACGCCAGGAAGATGGCGAGCATGGGCAGCATCGTGAGCACGGTGGCCGCCATGACCGGACCCCAGTTGGTCAGCCCGTCGCTGTTCTGCAGTTGGGTGAGTCCGACGGGCAGGGTGGCGACGGTGTAATCGTCGGCCATGAGGAACGGCCAGAGATACTCGTTCCACTCGTTGACCAGTGTGATCGTCGCGAACGCGACCATCGTCGGGATCGACAGCGGCAGGACGACGCGGGTGAGCAGTCGGAAGTGCCCGGCCCCATCCATCCGTGCGGCCTCGATGATCTCGGGTGGCAGCGAGAGAAAGTGGTTGCGCATCAAAAAGGTTCCGAAGGCGACGCCCGCGAGCGGGAGGATGATGCCGATGAAGGTGTTGCGGAAGCCGAGTTGGGCGACGAGTGCGTAGTTCGTGATGACCGTGATCTGGTTCGGGACCATCAGCGCCGCGATGATGACGACGAACACCACGTTCTTTCCCGGAAACCGCAGGAACACCAGGCCGTAGGCACTGAGCACGCCCAGCACGAACTTCGACGCGCCGAGGATTCCGGTCACGATGACCGAGTTGCGCAGAAAGGTCCAGAAGGGCACCGACGTCGTGGCCTCGGAGTAGTTCTCGGGACGCCACGTCGACGGCCACCAGACGGCCGGCTGCACGTAGATCTCGGAGCGATCTTTCAGCGAGGCCAACAGAATCCAGATCAGGGGCAGGGCGATGATCACCAACACCACCGCCATCGCGGCGTACCCGCACGCGTCGGCGAGCCGTCGACGTGTGACCGGCGACATCCGCGGGACGTCGGGATGCACCGGCCTCGTGGCCGACGATGTCGGAGTCGATGGCTTTCCGGTGCGCTTCTGTGCGGCATCGGCTTCCACAACCGAACCGGCGGTGACAGGCCTCATCGGGCACCTCGATCCATCATGCGGACCTGGACGACGGTGATGACCAGGAGGACGACGAACATGACCGTTGCGACCGTGGCGCCGTAACCGGCCCGGAAGTTGACGAAGCTCTCCTCGTACACCTGGTAGACCATCGTCGTGGTGCCGTTGCCCAGCGGCCCGCCGCGGGTCATCACGTTGATGATGTCGAACACCTGTAACGAGTTGAGCAGCACGGTGATCGACAGGAAGAAGGTGGTCGGACGCAACTGCGGGAGCAACACCTTGCGAAAGTACGTCCACCATCCGGCACCGTCGATCGCCGCCGCCTCGTCGAGATCGGAACGCTTGCCCTGCAGGGCCGCCAGGTAGATCACGAACGTGTACCCGAGGTTCTTCCAGATGTAGGTCACCGTGATCATGAACAACGCCCAGTGCGGTTGCTGGTAAAAGTCCGGCGCGGTACCGAGTCCCAGACGCCCCATCACGTCGTTGATCAGACCGAAGCTGGGGTCGAAGACGAACTGGAAGGCGATCCCCACGGCCGCGCCGGACAGCACGAACGGCGCGAAGGCCGTCGACCGCACCAGGTTGCGGCCGCGCAACTTACGGTCGAGCAGCAGGGCCAGACCCAACCCCGCGATCATGCTGCCCGCGACGGCGGCCACGGTGAAGATGACCGTGTTCGAGACGATCACCCGCGTATCGGCACGGGTGAACCACTCGATGTAGTTGTCCAGGCCGATGAACGTGGCCCCGGACTGGGCGATATTCCAGTCGTAGAACGACATCCGCACGTTCTCGACAAGCGGGCGATACGTGAAGACCGCGAGGAGGATCAGGTTGGGCGCGACGAGCAACAGGAACAACCCGTAGCTCCGCCAGGGGCGTCTGCCGGTGGCGGGCAGGACATGTTCGTCGACCGATGGCACTGGCGAAGTCTCGCCGTAGGAGACGACCGGATGGTGAACTCAGGCAGCGTCTCCGGTGAACGGTGCCTTCACAGCCGCGAACAGCATGTCGGACCGTTCAGCCTTCCCCTCGTGACGCCGCCAGCCGGACCAGCTGGCCCGTGGTGGCGTCGGGGAGGTATGCCCTCGACACGGCCACACCGATACGCGGGAGGTCTGATTCGTCCCGGAACGCGAGATAGACCGGCTCGTAGCGTGGGTTGAACTTCTTCTTGAAGGTGTGCAACGACCGGAACCCGTAGTACGGCTCGAGGGCCGCCCCCAAGGTGTCGAGGAGTTTGTCCAGCGGTTCCGCGTCCGACTCGCCCGTGCGTGCCAGCGGCGCTCCCGACAGTGAGATGAACTGCGCTCCATCGTCTTTGAAAGCCACCGCCGACGATGCGATGAGATATTCGACGACCGGCCCGAACCCGTCGGTCCGTCGTCTCATGATGTCGAGCGTCCACCCCGCGACGTCGCCGCCGGGTGCGTACACGGGCAGCCATGACAACACCCCGTGCACATTGCCTGCGGGGTCGACCGCGAGCGCGACCCGCACGGCGGGGTCCATCGCCTCCTCGACGCTGCCGAGGGTGAAGCCCATCTCGGGCAACCCCTTGTCCCCCACCCATTCCTCGGAGATCGCCCGCACCTGTGTCCGGACGGCGAACGACTCGTCGGCGAGGGTGACCATCCGCAACGAGATATCCTGTTTCGCCGCCTTGTTCATCGCTGATCGCACGTGCTGCCACGGTTTGCCCTTGAACTCCAGTCCCGGCAGGTCGACGATCGTGTCCTCGGCGATCTGCACACTGAGCCAGCCGCGTTCGGTGACGATGCCGGAGGTGGCCGACCCGATCGAGAACCAACACGGCGTGCTACCCGAACTCTCGGCGAGGTCGACGAAGGCTCCGACCGCGTCTCGCAACCGCTCGGGCGCACAGACCGGATCCGCCAGCGCCAGCATCGTTCCGACGTGCTTGCGGTAGGTCACGACGGCCTGACCGCCGAGGTCGCCCTCCGGACCCGTGAACTGATAGCTGTTGCCGGGCCACGTCGTCATCCACGACATCGTGCCGCCGCCGTGGGTGCGCAACAGTTCTCGGACCCGTTCCACCGGGTCGTCGTCGTCCCCGACAGTGCCCACCTGCCGCACCCGCCAGGGCACCGCGAATGCGAACCGCCCCGGGATGAGGATGGCCAGCACAAGCACCCAGAGAAGCGTGGTACCCAGGGTGACGGCACCCTCGGTCGACACGTCGGTGAAGATGACGAGGAACACCGCGAGCACGGTCACGATGACGTTCAATGCGCCGATGACCACGGCGACCCACCATGCCCACCGTTTGCCACGGCGCAGCTGATCGGCGATCAGAACGTTGACGGCCAGGCCGATCAGCATCGTGAACACCGAGTCGTCGCCGGAGTCGGTCGGACCGAGCGGCCCGCTGCCCGGGAACAGGAAGACCAAGAGGTTCGCACCGGCGATGATCAGGAGCGCGGCGCACCCCAACATCCGGACCTCGCGGCGCGTGCGCGGAACCCAGCCGCGCTCGTTGGTGGCGAAGAACTTCTCGCCGACGATCAGCATGATGACCGCCGCGAGGACGTACTGGACCGAGGCCAGGGTTCCCTGGAACAGGAACGCGACCGAGACGATCGCCCCCAGCAGCACGCGGACGCGCAGCCGCCATGGCGAACGGACGGTCGCCGAGGCCACCGCCACCGCCGACACCACCAGCGCTCCGACGCCGGTGCCCCGCGAGTCCGCCAGTTGTTCGGCCCATCGCCACGACGTGACCTCCGACGACAGCAGCCACAGCAGCACGACGGTCAGCAGGCACGAGATCAGGTGACCGCCGACGCCTACCAGAACAGCTCTCACGGTACCCAATTGCCATTCGGCCCATCCCATTCCGACGACAACGGCCACAAGTGCCAGCAGGTAGAGCCAGGGTCCGGGTTCGATGAACGCGGACGTCACCGGCGTCCACCACCGCCCCTCCCGAAGGGCGGGCAATCCGAACGCGACGTCGCGGTACCACGACTTGTCCGAGGCCCGGCCCCACAGCGATCCGGTCGTCGCACCGACGACCAGCAGAGCGACCGCGAGGGCGATGGTGAACGGAAGCCTGCGCACCACGGTGAGCCAGGACACGTCAGAATGCATGGTCAACCGTACGACGACCCGGCCGCGCCCACACGGTCATCGAGACGATCACTCAATCGGCGGGCGACGCACACCAACGTTCGTCCTCACGGAACCAGAGCACCGGCACGTCGTCGATGCGCATCGCATCAGGGTCGAGCCACCACGTGACGTCCGGACCCCAGCCGGCCAACACCGTCGCGCCGTCCCGCGTCGCGAGTGGAATCTCGATCCCGGCGCTGCTGAGGTAGCCGTTGACGCTCACGTGTACCGCGTCGTGGTCATCCGCGACTGCTTCCCAGTCGGGCATGTACCAGCGGCGGTGCCGGCCGGTGGTGTTGTACCAGTCCCACTTCCTCGAGGCGGTCACCTCCAGCGGGTATCGGTCGACGAGCCGGGCCCAGTCACCGGGCGCTCCGATCTCGTACACGCGCGCGCGTTCGGCGACGGACACCGCCCACACCCGGGCCTCGTCCCCGATCGACGTGTCCTCCTCGGCGATGAGCTGCACTGCGCCGAGGCCCGGGCGGGCACGCGTCGTCTGCGCCGTCCCAGCGGCGTATGGGGTCGACCACCACTCACCGGAGAGAGCGCGATGCGGATGTCGTTGGTACTCCTGCCGGCAGCGCTTCTCGCTGGAGTCGATGTGGGCACGCCACTCATCCCACCGAACACCGTCGCTGCGATACGGCAGCGTCGACTCCGGGAACGCCTCGTTTCCGAACGGATAGGCGATCATGCGCTGGAGCTCCGGGTCGATCGGGTCGTCCCACCACGCGCAGGCCGGATGCCGGGATACCGATTCCGCGATAACCGTGAGTAGCGTGACGACCTCACTTGCGGCGTAGAGGATGTCCTCCTTGTCGGGAGGCTGCCAGTATCGGGCGAAGTCCACCGCGTAGCCGAGTGCGCCCAGGAACTCCGATTCATCCGCCGCAACGAGGCCTTCGATGTCGACGCTCCGAATCGCGGACTGAACTTCGATCAATGTCCGAGGGCGACGATACTGATCGCCTCGGTCGCCCGTGGCGTGGCGGAATGCCACGTTCGCGCAGAGGAATCGACCGCGCGGCGTAGCCAGGATCCGTTGGGCTCGGGTCACCTCGCCGACGGTATCGGTGACCGAAGCCGAACGCCATGGGATTAACGCCATGGGATTACTGCTCGCGGCCCACCGATCACCGAGATGATGCACTCCGCGCCGGGGCGCGAACCGCATACCATCCCCTACCGACAACCGACCGTCACCCAGGAGAACACGAAACTCGTTGCACAACACCAGAATCGCCGGTACAGTAGAACTCACATTCGACTCACCACGGGGGTGACGGTCATGTTCGATTCCCAGCAGGTCGTAGACACCGACGAGCGGCCCCCTCGTGCGGTCGAGTTGGTGGCCGACCTCCACCGCATCCTGGATGAGCTGCAGTCGGTGGACCTGGCCCCGTGCACCGATACCGAACTCACCGACGTCGCAGCAGACACCGAACGTGCCATCGCGCGACTGACCGTTGCCGGTGACCGGCAGATCGATCAAGTCGAGGCTCGCGACCTTCCCCGCAAGACCGGTTGCCGAACCCTCATGCAGTTCATGACCCATCGGCTGCGAGTCTCGAACCCGATGCGTCGCCGCAAGCAGATGGACGCCACCGCCCACCGCACCAGCCTCGGCGGTGAAGTCCTGCCACCCGAACACCCCTGCCTGGCTGAGGCTTTCACTCAAGGCGCGGTGGGTACCGCGCACGTGCAGGCGACCCTGGATGTCCTCGATCGCATCCCGGCGGCTGTCGACCACGACGTCAGGGTCGCTGCCGAGCGTCAGATGGCCGAGATCGCCGCCGACCACACACCCGCCGACATCACCCAACTCGGCGCGCGGCTCCTCGCTCACCTCGACCCGGACGGCACCCTGGCCGACGACACCGACCAGAAACGACGCCGCGGCCTGTGGATCGGTCGCCAACGAGCCGATGGCACCGCCAAAATATCGGGCACCCTCACCCCCGCACTCGCCGCCCGGTTGACTATGATGTTCGCCGTCTGGGGCAAACCCGGACTCAACAACCCCGACGACCCCGCCTCACCCCAGGGTCCGGCCGGAGCCGCTGACCCCGAAGCCGTAGCGGCGGCAGCCGACCGTGACGGCCGCACTCTAGCCCAGACGAACCACGACGCGCTCGACGCCGCACTGGCCGCCGGTTTCGCCGACGGGACACTCGGGACATCGCACCGCGGCCTGCCCGTGCAACTGATCATCAAAGCCGACCTGAACGAC
Protein-coding sequences here:
- a CDS encoding HNH endonuclease signature motif containing protein, whose protein sequence is MFDSQQVVDTDERPPRAVELVADLHRILDELQSVDLAPCTDTELTDVAADTERAIARLTVAGDRQIDQVEARDLPRKTGCRTLMQFMTHRLRVSNPMRRRKQMDATAHRTSLGGEVLPPEHPCLAEAFTQGAVGTAHVQATLDVLDRIPAAVDHDVRVAAERQMAEIAADHTPADITQLGARLLAHLDPDGTLADDTDQKRRRGLWIGRQRADGTAKISGTLTPALAARLTMMFAVWGKPGLNNPDDPASPQGPAGAADPEAVAAAADRDGRTLAQTNHDALDAALAAGFADGTLGTSHRGLPVQLIIKADLNDLIREAGLATTATGTLLPIRDVIALAADMQPWLAIFKDHTAVPLHFGRGKRLATREQRLVSFARPDGEVCSAPGCDQPATHVELHHAQKDWAKGGSTDIDDLAPACPRHNRMVGDQPGQYTTRIERSGPDEGRCLWRLNTEPGAPPNPDRLNRRPDIPRRFTTHLNTVRNEIHGPTTRPGDQARPYGHTHDDARRSWSTISHVIDVRPPRPSLRQLHPSLIEAHLMELLARN